A genome region from Deinococcus sp. KNUC1210 includes the following:
- a CDS encoding glyoxalase codes for MLISGLDHVQIEAPAGHEAQARRYYSEFLGLPELQKPQPLQHNGGVWFALPDGRQLHTGVVTAFVPRTKGHPCLRCTDLDALLRRAAEFQVPAEEDFQLVPLRRVYLSDPFGNRLEVVQGQHESSFTTV; via the coding sequence ATGCTGATCTCCGGGCTGGATCATGTACAGATCGAGGCTCCCGCCGGGCATGAAGCCCAGGCCAGGCGCTACTACAGCGAATTTCTGGGCCTGCCAGAGCTGCAAAAACCGCAACCGCTCCAGCACAACGGCGGCGTGTGGTTTGCTCTGCCAGACGGGCGACAGCTGCATACCGGTGTGGTGACGGCGTTCGTGCCGCGCACCAAGGGGCACCCGTGTCTGCGCTGCACCGACCTCGACGCCCTTCTTCGCCGGGCCGCCGAGTTTCAGGTGCCTGCCGAGGAAGATTTTCAGCTCGTTCCGCTGCGCCGCGTCTATCTGTCAGATCCGTTCGGTAACCGCCTTGAGGTGGTGCAGGGCCAGCACGAGAGCAGCTTTACGACCGTCTAG